The Methanobrevibacter wolinii SH genome includes a region encoding these proteins:
- the nudC gene encoding NAD(+) diphosphatase, whose amino-acid sequence MINSSLYDNYSIDFKEEYKTDEKSYFLIFYNDEIYLENNYIPLLTKEELYKTFDVDFDLYIGTYKNKACFVVNLINRKNDKGFYNLHEVFNINEELFLIGGRGSQVRDWYKNHQYCGVCGEHNIIDEREMMLKCPKCGHLNYTRIAPAIIVAIRKEDKLLMAYHSYYKTNDYSLLAGFVEAGETLEEAVRREVKEEVGINIKNIKYFGSQSWPFPNSLMVGFTAEYDSGEIEVDNFEILDAKWFNRNQIKRRSNISISSWLIDDFLDNK is encoded by the coding sequence ATGATAAACTCAAGCCTTTATGATAACTACAGTATTGATTTTAAAGAAGAATATAAAACAGATGAAAAATCTTATTTTTTAATATTTTATAATGATGAAATATATTTAGAAAATAATTATATTCCATTACTTACTAAAGAAGAATTGTATAAAACATTCGATGTGGACTTTGACTTATATATTGGAACATATAAAAATAAAGCATGTTTTGTAGTAAACTTAATAAATAGAAAAAATGATAAAGGATTCTATAATTTACATGAAGTATTTAATATAAATGAAGAATTATTCTTAATAGGTGGAAGAGGATCACAAGTTAGAGATTGGTATAAAAATCATCAATATTGTGGAGTATGTGGAGAACACAATATAATAGATGAAAGAGAAATGATGCTTAAATGTCCAAAATGTGGTCACTTAAATTATACTAGAATTGCTCCTGCAATAATTGTAGCCATAAGAAAAGAAGATAAATTATTAATGGCATATCATAGTTATTATAAAACAAATGATTATTCTTTATTAGCAGGATTTGTAGAGGCGGGAGAAACATTAGAAGAAGCTGTAAGAAGGGAAGTAAAAGAAGAAGTTGGAATAAATATTAAAAATATCAAATATTTTGGAAGTCAATCATGGCCATTTCCAAACTCTTTAATGGTAGGTTTTACTGCAGAATATGATAGTGGTGAAATAGAGGTAGATAACTTCGAGATTCTAGATGCAAAATGGTTTAATAGAAATCAAATAAAAAGAAGATCAAATATAAGTATATCTTCATGGTTAATAGATGATTTTTTAGATAATAAATAA
- a CDS encoding sugar phosphate isomerase/epimerase family protein: protein MKLGFSTLSLFMKPIQNMFDIAKRDGFELIELLSEGPYIPYNLLKHSEIINNLDKKGIKLYLHGPNVDINLASLNKGIREESIKQIYETIDLANKLGGEAITIHAGQVGRNDERIRKVVIDYAIDSINKCIDYSKDNNKNVKISVENLPNRFNFIGNNVEELEYIQENTNSYITIDTGHANTCDNCREFFDLNNIIYYHIHDNNGKKDQHLVLKEGNLDLNLLKKVNNGIIELNKYENVLKTKNIIEELKLIN from the coding sequence ATGAAATTAGGATTTTCAACATTATCTCTTTTTATGAAACCAATACAAAATATGTTTGACATTGCAAAAAGAGATGGATTTGAATTAATTGAATTATTAAGTGAAGGGCCATATATCCCATATAACTTATTAAAACACTCAGAAATTATTAATAATTTAGATAAAAAAGGAATAAAATTATATTTACATGGGCCTAATGTTGATATAAATTTAGCAAGTTTAAATAAAGGAATAAGAGAAGAATCTATTAAACAGATATATGAAACAATAGATCTTGCAAATAAATTAGGTGGAGAAGCAATAACAATACATGCTGGACAAGTAGGAAGAAATGATGAAAGGATACGAAAAGTAGTCATAGATTATGCAATAGATTCAATTAATAAATGTATAGATTATAGTAAAGACAATAATAAGAATGTTAAGATATCTGTAGAAAATTTACCAAATAGATTTAATTTTATTGGAAATAATGTAGAAGAATTAGAGTATATCCAAGAAAATACAAATTCTTACATAACAATAGACACTGGTCATGCAAATACATGTGATAATTGCAGAGAATTTTTTGATTTAAATAATATAATATATTATCATATACATGATAACAATGGAAAAAAAGACCAACATTTAGTACTTAAAGAAGGTAATTTGGATTTAAATTTATTAAAAAAAGTAAACAATGGAATTATAGAATTAAACAAATATGAAAATGTATTAAAAACAAAAAATATAATAGAAGAACTAAAATTAATAAATTAA
- a CDS encoding HAD family hydrolase has product MNKKAVVFDNSGTLIKRYKILKDVINKEFITDKNSFEIIHNFESAALVILQFNTSCLLKLDPNTKISDLLSDYNIEFSVSYSSTNLNNDDILDIIKNDDTAVISDITDGFSILKKQVPNMEICNGTALIIDCKNKRILYTITTAGKLFDNALYTVDKLKNRGYEIFIASGDRVGAIKTLTKFLDIDSSHGFPTASPIGKKNIVKDLQSEGYNVTMVGDGPNDYFALNQADCGILTIAQSFIEEDYLLVASDYIINDLIELLNILY; this is encoded by the coding sequence ATGAATAAGAAAGCTGTTGTTTTTGATAATTCTGGTACTTTAATTAAAAGGTATAAAATCTTGAAAGATGTTATAAATAAAGAATTTATTACTGATAAAAATTCATTTGAGATTATTCATAACTTTGAATCTGCTGCTCTTGTTATCCTACAGTTTAATACCTCTTGTTTGTTAAAACTTGATCCTAATACTAAAATTTCAGATTTACTTTCTGATTATAATATTGAGTTTTCTGTTAGTTATAGTTCAACTAATCTTAATAATGATGATATATTGGATATAATTAAAAATGATGATACTGCAGTGATTTCAGATATTACTGATGGATTTAGTATTTTGAAAAAACAAGTTCCAAATATGGAAATATGTAATGGAACTGCATTAATTATTGATTGTAAAAATAAGAGGATTTTATATACTATTACTACAGCAGGTAAATTGTTTGATAATGCATTATATACAGTAGATAAACTTAAAAATAGAGGTTATGAAATATTTATTGCATCTGGTGATAGAGTCGGTGCTATTAAAACCTTAACTAAATTTTTAGATATTGATTCTTCTCATGGATTTCCAACTGCAAGTCCTATAGGTAAAAAGAATATTGTTAAAGATTTGCAATCTGAGGGATATAATGTTACAATGGTTGGAGATGGGCCTAATGATTATTTTGCATTAAATCAAGCTGATTGTGGAATATTAACTATTGCTCAAAGTTTTATTGAAGAAGATTATTTACTTGTAGCTTCTGATTATATTATTAATGATTTAATAGAACTTCTAAATATATTATATTAG